In Ovis canadensis isolate MfBH-ARS-UI-01 breed Bighorn chromosome 3, ARS-UI_OviCan_v2, whole genome shotgun sequence, one DNA window encodes the following:
- the TPI1 gene encoding triosephosphate isomerase, which yields MDEDAEGAGFCISALYISGQWKRGRAAPDLQRACSLAMAPSRKFFVGGNWKMNGRKNNLGELINTLNAAKVPADTEVVCAPPTAYIDFARQKLDPKIAVAAQNCYKVANGAFTGEISPGMIKDLGATWVVLGHSERRHVFGESDELIGQKVAHALAEGLGVIACIGEKLDEREAGITEKVVFEQTKVIADNVKDWSKVVLAYEPVWAIGTGKTATPQQAQEVHEKLRGWLKSNVSDAVAQSARIIYGGSVTGATCKELASQPDVDGFLVGGASLKPEFVDIINAKQ from the exons ATGGACGAGGACGCAGAGGGGGCGGGTTTCTGCATCTCCGCGCTCTATATAAGCGGCCAGTGGAAGCGGGGGCGCGCTGCTCCTGACCTTCAGCGTGCCTGCTCCTTAGCCATGGCGCCCTCCAGGAAGTTCTTCGTTGGGGGGAACTGGAAGATGAACGGGAGGAAGAACAATCTGGGGGAACTCATCAACACTCTGAACGCGGCCAAGGTGCCGGCCGACACCG aggTAGTTTGCGCACCCCCCACCGCCTACATTGACTTCGCTCGGCAGAAGCTAGATCCCAAGATTGCCGTGGCTGCGCAGAACTGTTACAAAGTGGCCAATGGGGCCTTTACAGGGGAGATCAG cCCTGGCATGATCAAAGATCTTGGAGCCACGTGGGTAGTCCTGGGGCACTCTGAGAGAAGGCATGTCTTTGGGGAGTCAGATGAG CTGATTGGGCAGAAAGTGGCCCATGCCCTGGCAGAGGGACTTGGAGTGATCGCCTGCATTGGGGAGAAGTTAGATGAGAGGGAAGCTGGCATCACTGAGAAGGTCGTTTTCGAGCAAACCAAGGTCATCGCAG ATAACGTGAAGGATTGGAGCAAGGTTGTCTTGGCCTATGAGCCTGTGTGGGCCATTGGTACTGGCAAGACGGCGACACCCCAACAG GCCCAGGAAGTACACGAAAAGCTCCGGGGATGGCTTAAGTCCAACGTCTCTGATGCAGTGGCTCAGAGCGCCCGCATCATTTATGGGG GTTCTGTGACGGGGGCAACCTGCAAGGAGCTGGCAAGCCAGCCTGATGTGGATGGCTTCCTTGTGGGCGGTGCTTCCCTCAAGCCTGAGTTCGTCGACATCATCAATGCCAAACAATAA